atcaaataaaaaaaatatatatattttgttcaccattaaatataaatattgcgGGCTTGTTGTGTCAATGGAATAGAGaattacaaataaatattttgcTAGAGCAAATCgattattctttaattttaaaagtaagataaaatggtataatttttttacttaattaaaaatttaaatttaaatatctaaatataaaacatttttaacatttaaaggaaatattttatattcttaattgaactatataaaaaaagcgATTATTTCTGTACAATTTTATAGAAGCTTCAAGTGGACATCCTATTGGATTTTTCTATGTGGACTGTAAAAgacaacaaaacaaaacaaaacaaaagacGTGGCACCGGGGATTGCGTCATTGCCTACGGAGCTTGTTTCCAACTTACAAATCTTTGtcttattaacccaattaatgCAATATTGTCtatatatttatacatgagatgAGAGACATGCATAAATGaggaaaaagttaaaaaatttctaagtttttatatttaaataagcttaatttaatattttgtcaataaaattttaaattttatccttaagaataaaacaaatttagtaattaaaaattataaagtataatattttattagataatTACTTATTTGGATTTAATAGATTGAGGTTCCAGTAAAAAGTTCAAATTGAATTTAGTTGTCTTCGCTCCGgtgtaaagttttttttttcttttttctttaagtTAAACTCCTGAACATTCGAAtgttatattaaaacattaattttGAGTCGAGCTGATGCTACCGGATGCATTTACCATCAGACTAAGCCTAGGAGTGCTTTTATCTATAAggtttaaatttgatattttgttcaaaatttaaatttttaatgagaTGCAATTTCATTATCTCTTGCATTTaagaatttttcatattttaaatacaGGCTACGATTAATAACAGTTTTATATCTCTGACTTCCCATATCTATCTTTCTTCAGGTGCAAGCCCATGACAATggaggaaaacaaagaagaaattCATGTGCTAATGGTTGCTTTCTCTGCTCAAGGTCACATAAATCCCATGCTTAGTCTAGCCAAACGCTTGATCTCTAAAGGTCTTCATGTCACACTTGCCACCACTGAATTTGCCCGCCACCGCATGCTCAAGTCATCAACACTCAACTCCTCCACCACAACCTCGATCACAATCTCTGGAGTCCAAATTCTCTTCTTCTCCGATGGCCTAAGCCTGGACTACGACCGCAAGTCCAACATAGACAACTATATGGAGTCCTTAGCAAACTTTGGACCCGTTAATCTCACCAATCTTATCAAAGATTATTACTCCGAGAATGGTCACAAGAAGCTGGCTTGTATCATAAACAATCCCTTTGTCCCGTGGGCAATCAATGTCGCCGCCGATCTTGGAATCCCTTGTGCCATGCTCTGGATACAACCATGTGCACTTTACGCCATTTATTATCGCTTCTACAATAACCTTAACTCGTTCCCTACCTTGACAAACCCTGAAATGAGTGTTGAGTTGCCAGGCCTGCCATTGTTGCGCACAGAAGACTTGCCTTCttttgttcttccttcaaatccatTTGGTAGCTTCCCTAAATTATTGGCTGAAATGTTCGTCAACTTGAAGAAGTACAAAATGGTTTTTGGGAACTCTTTCTTTGAGCTAGAAAACGATGTTATTGAGTCCATGGCTGAGCACTTCCCGATTCGTCCCGTCGGTCCTCTTGTCCCTCCATCACTACTCGGCGAAGACGACGACCAGGACATGGGTGTTGAGATGTGGAAAGCAGAAGATACGTGCCTTGAATGGTTAAATAAGCAAGAACCTTCTTCAGTTATATACGTATCTTTTGGAAGTGTCATTGTTTTATCTGCCAAACAAATGGGGAGCATAGCAAAAGCCTTAAAAAACTCTAAGCATCCATTTTTATGGGTGGTTAAGCAACCAGACATTCCAGCTGGGGAGGGACAGCTTCCATTAGGATTCTTGGAGGAGACAAAAGATCAAGGGCTTGTTGTTTCATGGTCTCCACAAACCAAGGTTCTGACAAAACCAGCAATTGCTTGCTTTGTAACACACTGTGGCTGGAATTCTCTCCTTGAAACTATAGCTTCCGGCGTGCCGGTGATCGCATACCCTCAGTGGACCGACCAGCCAACAAATGCAAAGCTTATTGTTGATGTTTTCCGTATAGGTCTAAGGCTTAGGGCGAACCAAGATGGGAGTATTAGCGACGGTGAAATTGAAAGATGCATAATGGAGATTATGGATGGACCAAAAGCTGAGGAGCTCAAAGCCAATGCAAAGGAGCTGAAACGGGCAGCGAGGGAAGCGGTGGCCTGCGGTGGCTTGTCGGATCGGAATATTCAACTGTTTGTTCACGAGATTAGTGGTCGAAGATGCTCAGATGCAACTCCATAAAATGTTGTGCGAATAATAATTGTATAAGGATAAAGAAAAAGTTCCACATGCTCTGATTCGTCGTTTTGTGATAAGATGTAGGGTCAATGttaattttatgattattagaaaaaaaaagaaagaaggtaATACtcataattatgaaataaataattcgATAATCTTATcatttaaataaagttaaatgtTCTAAATAAAAcacttataattatattaaaaagaaaaaaagtaatAAGTATTATGAAATTTGTATTTACTCTTTAATtatatgtaattaatttttaaaaaataaaataatatcttgTTGGGAGCGACCTATCAACCAGACAACGTAACGATTTGTATTCaatctctttgagatctgacGACTTATCCTAGATCCGATCTATTCGACCTGTCTTGTATCTTGTCTGGCATCTTGATAACCTGTCGATTTATTCGACCTATCTCCAGTCTTGACGACCTGTCGACCTGTTCAATATGTCTCGCGTTTGACGACCTGTCACTTCCAATGTGGTGGCGTAC
This region of Manihot esculenta cultivar AM560-2 chromosome 10, M.esculenta_v8, whole genome shotgun sequence genomic DNA includes:
- the LOC110607277 gene encoding UDP-glycosyltransferase 84B1 — encoded protein: MTMEENKEEIHVLMVAFSAQGHINPMLSLAKRLISKGLHVTLATTEFARHRMLKSSTLNSSTTTSITISGVQILFFSDGLSLDYDRKSNIDNYMESLANFGPVNLTNLIKDYYSENGHKKLACIINNPFVPWAINVAADLGIPCAMLWIQPCALYAIYYRFYNNLNSFPTLTNPEMSVELPGLPLLRTEDLPSFVLPSNPFGSFPKLLAEMFVNLKKYKMVFGNSFFELENDVIESMAEHFPIRPVGPLVPPSLLGEDDDQDMGVEMWKAEDTCLEWLNKQEPSSVIYVSFGSVIVLSAKQMGSIAKALKNSKHPFLWVVKQPDIPAGEGQLPLGFLEETKDQGLVVSWSPQTKVLTKPAIACFVTHCGWNSLLETIASGVPVIAYPQWTDQPTNAKLIVDVFRIGLRLRANQDGSISDGEIERCIMEIMDGPKAEELKANAKELKRAAREAVACGGLSDRNIQLFVHEISGRRCSDATP